GCATTTTGGAGTTGCTGGGCCAGGAGAACTTCCTCCACCACCTGCGGATTGTCCAGCGGGAAGTTCTCCTGGCCCAGCAACTCCAAAATGCGGGCCGTGATGTCGGCGCACTCGGGGTCGAGCATGGCGTTGTGATCGGCAAACGGAACCTTTTCGAGGATGTTCTTCGTGCAATCCTTGTCAAATGCGCCCCAGCCGCCGTCCTTGCCCTGCATGCTGAGCGTCCACTGGACGCCCCGCCGCAGGGCGCGTTCCAGCGCCGACCGGACGGGGTGCGCCACCCTCTCGAGAGCCAGCAAAACCGCAGCGGTGTCGTCCACGTCTGGATAAAAATCGTTCCGGTACTCGAAACACCAGCCTCCCGGCTCCCCTTCGCGGTTGTTGATCTTCCAGTCTCCCCGGGCGAAACACTGCTTGTCGAGCAGCCACCGGGCGGCTGCTTGCATGCCCGGGTGCTTGGCCGGCAACCCGGCTTCGCCCAGGGCAGCCACGGCAAGGGCCGTGTCCCAGACTGGCGAGAAACACGGCTGCATCCGCAACGTGTCTTCCCCTTCCATTCCCAATCGTTCGAACGCGGCAATCTGCTGCGCCGTCAGCGGATGGTCCCGATCGTAGCCGAGGACCATCAAAGCCAGGATGGAATTCATCATCGCCGGAAAGATCGCGGCCAGCCCGTCTGATCCCTCCATGCGGGTCCTCAGCCAACGCTCGGCTTCCTTGAGCGCTCGTTTTCGAAACGGCTTCCACCGGCTACGCTCGACAAGTTTCAGCAGGTGATCCACAAACAAAAAGAAATTCTTCCAACTCCAGAGATGCCGATCCCAACCGAGCGGACTGGAGCGCCCGGCGGGGTCGCGGAAAAGCTCGTCCACTCTGGCCGACGCCGGCACCGGCCAGCAAGGTTTCCTGGCGTAGAGAACGGAAAGCGGAACCAAAATGGCCCGCGACCAGGAAGACATCTCGTAGAGGTTCAGATAGAACCAGTGGGGCAGCAGAATCATCTCCGGCGGCACTGCCGGAACCATCTTCCAATGGCAAGCGCCGACCAGGCAGAGATAATAGCGAGTGAAGGTATTGGTCTTTTCGATCCCGCCCATCTCGAGAATGCGTTCCCGCGCTCGAACCATGTGGGGAGCTTCCGGTGAATCGCCGGCAAGCTTCAGAGCGAAGTAGGCCTTGACGGTGGCGTTGAGTTCGGAGGGACCGCCAAAATAGATATTCCAGCCGCCATCCGGGAGCTGATGACGTCGGAGGTAGTTGGCGGCCTTCTGGATGCGCGTTGGTGTGAATCGGCC
The Candidatus Acidiferrales bacterium genome window above contains:
- the shc gene encoding squalene--hopene cyclase, whose protein sequence is MADSEKVELREETVSGYAPGRLPGVPLALEEAIHDAVEAAARHLLALQASDGHWSAELEADTTLESDYILFRHLIGRFTPTRIQKAANYLRRHQLPDGGWNIYFGGPSELNATVKAYFALKLAGDSPEAPHMVRARERILEMGGIEKTNTFTRYYLCLVGACHWKMVPAVPPEMILLPHWFYLNLYEMSSWSRAILVPLSVLYARKPCWPVPASARVDELFRDPAGRSSPLGWDRHLWSWKNFFLFVDHLLKLVERSRWKPFRKRALKEAERWLRTRMEGSDGLAAIFPAMMNSILALMVLGYDRDHPLTAQQIAAFERLGMEGEDTLRMQPCFSPVWDTALAVAALGEAGLPAKHPGMQAAARWLLDKQCFARGDWKINNREGEPGGWCFEYRNDFYPDVDDTAAVLLALERVAHPVRSALERALRRGVQWTLSMQGKDGGWGAFDKDCTKNILEKVPFADHNAMLDPECADITARILELLGQENFPLDNPQVVEEVLLAQQLQNA